TTTTTAACGATGGATAATCCCAGGCCGGTGCCACCATAACGGCGGGTGATCGAATCCTCTGCCTGTAAAAAACGTTCAAAAATGGCAGCTAGTTTCTTAGGGTCGATGCCAATACCGGTATCCTGTACCAGGAAGCCAAGGGTGATCTTGGAGCCATCGGTTTCCTTATTTTCCACGCGGATATTTACAGCGCCTTTATCTGTAAACTTGATCGCGTTCTCGATCAGGTTCACGAGTATCTGCGTTAGTCGCACTGGATCGCCGATCAGTGTATCCGGAATACCTTTATCGATATCTACAGCGAACCTGAGTTCTTTTTCCCGCACCTTTTCGCTGAACAGTGTTTCTACAGAGTGTAACAGGCCACGCACACTGAAAGTGCTCGTTTCGATACGCATCATGCCGGCTTCTATTTTAGAGAGATCCAGGATATCGTTCACGATGGTCATCAGGTTTTCTCCGGCGCTTTGAATGGCACCTACGAACTGTTGCGACTGTCCGTCGAGCTGCCGTACTTTTAACAGGTTGGTGAACCCTAACATGGCGTTTAAAGGCGTGCGTATTTCATGGCTCATATTGGCCAGGAAATTCTCCTTGATCTGCGCGGTTTCACGAACTTTCTTCTCAGAAGCGTCCAGCCGGACGATCAGCGCACTTTGCTGGCTATAGCGATCGATGATGAACCAGAAAACAGCACCAGCGGCCAATACAACGATCACGATGAGGATGATATTCCATTGCAAGGCCTTTTTGCCATCGGCCTCGATTGACGTACTTAATACGGTAAGATAAGACTGGCGGCTATCGAAGATCGCGCGGGTCACCTGGCTGATCTCATTGGAGATCTCACGCGCACGCGGGTTGGCGATCAGGCTTGTATCGTCCATATGGCCGGATCGGAAAAACTCGTGCATCAGTTTATTCTTAGCCGTTAGTTTTTCCCGCGCCAGGAAGCCAAGCCGTTCGATATGTTTGACCGCTGCGGGATCTACGTTAGCGTCTTCGATGGTGTCGAGCAGACTTTCCACTTCCGCGATCTTCAGGTTTACGCCTTCGATGTGGGAAGTGTCGTCGGTAGCAATCGCCGCACGGATGCGGCTTTCGACCCAGATAATATCACGCTCCACTTCACCCAGACAATTACCGAGTCTCAGTTCGCGCAATAACTTGGCGTTACCGTCGACCAGGTTATTAATATTGCGGGATGAGTTATAATGGATGTATAACATGAGCGTCGTGCCGGTGATAAAGGCAGCGATAATCAGGTAGATGAATCTCTTTTGCGTCATGAATGCAGATTTGCGGCAGAAAGCTAAAAAGCCGGGGCAATGCTGTTACCCCGGCTGACAATTACTATCTGTTGGTCCCTTTTTCCGGGATAAAGATCGATTGTTACCTCCTGGCTTCATTTATCTACTGGCCCCCGGGGGATTTTCACTCGCCGGAAAGGGCTTTTCGCCCGTTAGAGGATGCGGAGGCGCTGCGTAAGGGCTTTGCGGTAGGCGTCGGCCACCGGCAGGGAATGTTCTGCTACCATCAGCACACCACCCTGCAGCGTATCGATCTTGTTAACCGCCACGAGGTACGACCGGTGAACCCGCTGGAACAAAGCGGCCGGCAATCGTTCTTCCACGGCCTTTAATGATGTATAGATCGCGTAAAACTTCTTAGCGGTATGCAGCTTCACATAGTCGCCCATTGCTTCTGCATAAAGAATATCATCCAGCTTTAGCCTGCGCACCACATGCGAATCACGAATAAAAATAAATTCTTCTTCGGTGGATTCGATCGCTACCTTTTTACTCTCTATGATTTCGCGGGCCTTTTCCATGGCGAGGAGAAAACGCGCGGGCGTAACCGGTTTCACGATATAATCTACGACGTTGAGTTCGAAAGCTTCCGCCGCATATTCCTTTTTTGAAGTAGTGAAGATAATGGCGGGTCGGGCGCTGCCAAGGTTTTGCGTAAGTTCCAGGCCGCTCATGCCCGGCATTTCAATGTCCAGCAACAGTAAATCCACCGGCTGGCGCTTCAAAAAGTTATAGGCTTCCATCGCGGTGCTGCATTCCCCGGCGACGGTAATGCCATCTACCTGCGAAGCCAGTTCCTGCAATATAGAACGCGCTATCTTATTGTCATCAATAATTAGACTGGTCATTTAGGTTGGTGTTACTCGTAGTGTAATTTGATTAGCAGTCGACGGCGCTAAAATAAGAAAAAAGTAGTGGAAGAGATGGCTGCTTTACCCAAATTGTGTACAAGTCCACACAACAACTACTCGTTTGAGTGGCACGCTATAAAATCTTTTACACAACCCGAAAACGCATCAAAATCAAACACTTATACCAGGTGCCGTAGTAACAGGTACGCCGTTTGCATTTCAGCTATCAGAAATTAATCGTTCACCAAACTGAAAATTTTATGAAATCCTTCCTGAGCATGATTGCAGCATTGCTGTTAACCGTTGTGATCTTTTCCTCCTGCAGCAAAGACAAAGACCCGGCAGACACCGACGTATTCGCAGGTACCTTCAGAGGCACTATCAGCTACTCTGATGATACTAAGACCATTAACCCGGTTGAAGGCAGCGTATTCGTTACGAAAGTCGGTTCCCGTTATGACTTCCGTTTCGACAATGGCATTCCTGACCTTACCGGTGTTCAGTTCGAAGAACGTGATGCGAACACCATGGTAAGTATAGGCGACGCGGGTACCGGTGCTATTACCATTAACAAAGACAAACTGCAGATCTTATTCTCCAGGAACAGCCGTAACTGGTCGGCCGATTGTACAAGATAATCAGCTGCATTACGTCTACGCACGTACGCAGTTAACACCGAATCACACCAAAACGACGCAAGAAAAGCAGCCGGGGGCACACGCTCCCGGCTTTCTTATGTCACTAAAAAAAGCCGTCCCTGTTATGGAACGGCTTTCTGCTTATGTGGTAATTATATTATACTAAATTCCTGCCGGCGTTCACAATGCCATACACCGTGCGGATCACCAGTTTATGATAGCTGCTCTTAAGCGCTTCATCCTCTGTTTCTTTCGCACGTTTCAGTGCATAGTGTTGAATTACGACGAGCGGCAGCATAATACGTTCGCGCATTGCGATCGACGTTTTTTCAACCGGGTATTCGCACATCAGTTCCTGGTTGCCGGTCAGCTCGCGGAACATTTCTATCGTGAGGTCGTATTCTTTTTTAAGTAATGTCCAGAAAGCGCCAAACTGCTCGTCCTTCTGCAAATGCGCCGTAATACGGAAATCGGATTTGGACATAGACATGATACAGTTGTCGATCATAGTCTTGAAGAAACCGGATGATTTGTACAGGCGTTTCGCATCTTCCCAGCTGCCGTTATCACTGATGTTCTGCAATGCGGAACCCATGCCGTAAAACGCGGGCACACTTTGTTTCAGCTGACTCCAGGCCGTTACGAAACTGATCGCCCGTAAGTCTTCGAGCTTCAATGGCGCGCCGGCATTACGTTTCGTCGGACGGCTGCTGATGTTGATGTTAGACAACAGTTTCAGCGGGCTCATTTCCTCCAGGTACTTGGTAAACAGGGGATGCTCCCGCAGTTTCACGAATTTGTCGAAACTCACTTCGGCCATACCGGTGATCAGTGCTTTTTCTTTCACGCCCAGCTGATCCTGCAGACTAGGATGCAATACAGCACTTAAACCTGCATTGACGAGTTGTTCAATATTAAACTTCGCCGTTTCCACGGAGCCGTAGAGTGAGCTGACTGTTTGTCCCTGTATGGTGAGCTGTATCTGGTCGTTCGCAATTTCTTTACCCATAGCGGCATAGAAACGATGTGTTTTACCACCGCCACGGGATGGGGGACCTCCACGGCCATCAAAGAACACCAGGTCGATGTCGTATTTGCGCGTAATGGCTGTCAGTTCGGCTTTCGCCTGGTAAATAGACCAGTTGGCCATCAGGTAGCCACCATCCTTGGTGCTATCGGAAAAGCCGAGCATGATCATCTGCTGGTTGCCGCGACGCTCCAGGTGTGCTTTGTAAACAGGATGTGTATATAATTTTTCCATCACGCCCGCTGCTTCCTTCAGGTCGTTGATCGTTTCGAACAACGGCAGGAAGTCTACGGTAAGGCCTTCTTTCGTCCACCCGCTCCATAAAAACAGGTTCATGAGCTGAAGGATATCGGAAGCCTGCTGGCAGTTACTGATAATGAAACGGTGACAGGCCTTCTCCCCGTTCTGCTGCTGAATTTCGCGCATCAGGCGGATTGTACAGAGCGTGTCGTTGATCGCAGCGTTTGGATCGTCGGCCGCTGTTTCCAGGCAAGGGTAATCAGCTTCGTCGAACGGTATTGCTTTCAGCTTTTCGTTTTCCGCAAGCGCCTGGTAGGCGTCGGCTTGCAAACCATTGCCCAGTTTCGCTTCGGTCAGACCGTAACGGAACACGCTGCGCAACACCCGGCTGTCCTGGCGAATATCGAGGCTGGCAAAGTAGCAGCCGAACAGATTTACTTTGAGTATGAGCTCGTCCACCAGATTGATGAACAGGCTGTGGTGATCATTTACCAGCGTATGTTTGATTTGTGAGAGCAAACGTACCATTTCGTCCTGCAGGTTGCCGGCGGCGGGTTGCGGATTAAATGCGTTCTGGTAAAAGATCTTCTCCAGCGCGGCCATGGGCGCCTCCACACCACGGAACGTGATGCGGCGTTTCAGATCACGGAAGTCGCGGTAATAACAACGGAAAATCGTTTGACGAAGCGAAGCTGCCACCGTACGGGTACTGGAGGTGACCACATTTGGGTTACCGTCACGGTCGCCGCCGGGCCAGAAGCCCATCTCCAGCAAACCGGCGCCGGTAGCGCTAAAGCCAAATATTTCGTTGAGTTTAGATTGTATTTCATATTGGGCATGATAAAACACATGCTCCAGGAACCATATCAGGCTGATGGCCTCGTCTACAGGCGTAGGCGAAGTTTTATTAAAAAAAGGCGTTTTACCCAGCTGCTGCAGTAACAGGTTGATGCTGTTGATGTCGTTGGCACGTATCGCCTCGATGAGGTCAGTCATGATCGTGAGTACCGTGCCGGGGTAAAACTGTGTTGGGTGCGCGGTCAACACCAATCGCAGCGAAAAGCTTTCGAGGCGTTTACGGATGCCTTCTGTGAGGCTTTCGTCTTCGGATATCTGCTGTAACAGGCCTTGCAGCGTGCCGCTGCCGTCGGTGCGACTGAGTTTACCGAACGAGGAATCTTCGATCGCATCAAAAAGTACGACCTGCCTTTCTATATATTGAATAAACCGGAACAGGCGGTTGATCTGCTCCTGCTCATCGATGCTAGGCACACGTTCCTTAAAGAACGAACGGATGATTTGTTCCGGCGACTGTAATTGCGCCACGCCCTTTTCACAATGAGAGGTAAAAAACGGCAGTAAAATGCCCGTATCCTTCACCTGGTAAAACGGCAGGGTCAGGAACAAACTGTTGTAAAGTTCAAACCGGGTGATGACTTCGCGCTTGTAAATCTCTTTCTGGTTACCAGACTGTATCAGCATCGTTCGTTCATTTGGATGAACAAAACTATAAATTATTATGCAGAAGCCATATCTTTTTTAAAAAATAGCGTTTTTTATTAGCTGGGGATATGTTCTCGCTAACTTTTATTGATTTTTTTCTAATATATGAGGATTGTTAATACTATTCCGGACCCCAACCGGAGAAGATCGCCTTGAGTGTATAAGCTGCCGCCTGCTTTTTGGCAAGCACCCGTGCCCAGGCGGCCCGTTTATCCGTAGCGGCGCCGGCACCGGTGTTGCCGTACTCGGCATACAGCACCGTACGTTCATTTTCCGCCTTTCCCCAATTATGCCAGCCTACCGGCAGGATGTGGGCGCCCAGATCGCAACGGAGAAAAACCGTTTGCGCATCCGGCCGCCAGGGACGGCCCAGGTAACATTTGGTGACGTCGTGGGCAGCAATGAGGGAACAGTCCATAAATACATAACCGTATCGGCTGCCCGCCCGGGTAGCGGCGGCCGTTACGTAGGAGTTTGACAGGCTTTTGATCGTACAACGGCGGAATACACAGGTGGCCTCGCCGAAGATGAAGTCCGTAGTACCCTCGATGTAGCAGTCGGTATAAAACTGGCGGCTGCCTTCCGTGGCCGTGTACACCGTATCCTGGTTGCCTAGCAACCGGCAGTTCCGGATCACAGCGCGGTCGCCTTCAACGTGCAGCGCCACTGCCTGTCCCACCCTGCCCGCTGTATTTTCGATGGTGAGGTTTTCGGCGGAAAAGTCGTTGCCCTGCACCAGCACAGTGTAAGAAGTATAAGTGCTGTACTTGGCCCGGCCCAGGTAATCCTTTCCTTCGGGATGCGCTTTGCCGGAGAAATCGGCATTACTGATAATGGTGTTGGCGCTGCTCTCCCCCACCAGCCTTACATTCGTTTTCCAGGACGGGATTACCAGCTTCTCCCGGTAAGTGCCGGCTTTGATGTGTATCGTTACCTGCGCCTGCGACAGATCCCTTACCGCGTGTACCGCTTCCTGTATGGTGCGGTAGTCCCCGCTGCCGTCCTGGGCTACGGTTAGTTCCGATGGGTATGGGGGCACGGTTTGACCGGCGACACGGTATTTTTCCTTCCAGGCGGTATCGGTGCTGGTTTGCTGGGCGTACGTGGTAACGGAGATCAGCAGGCAGATCAGGAATAGCTTCATGGTTTGAAAGCTAGTAAAAATTTGTAGGTTGATGGGAGGATAGTGCGCAAACGTTGCCGGACGAGGGTGGCTTCATTTCATCCGACACGATGATTGCGGGCGTCAAAGGCTCATACGGCCACTGCTTCGCAAGGATGATTGCGTACGTCAAACGCTGGAAAGGCGTCCGCTCCAGCCTTACTTCGTCGCCACCGTCGCCCCGTCCGGCTTGAACTCATACGGCCACTGCTTCGCCAGGATGATTGCGGACGTCAAACGCCGGGAAGGCGTCCGCTCCATCCTTACTTCGTGGCCACCGTCGCCCCGTCCAGCTTGAACTCATACGGCCACTGCTCGTCCGTTTCATCCTTTCCGTCCGTAATATGTTCCCAATGCCCGGTCGGTGCGCCGCTTACAACCAGCCAAAGATGTTCGGTGTTAGCAGGGACCGTGAACTGGGCCGAGCCTATAGTGGAACGGTTCACGTTTCCGTATACACGTTTCCCGTCGGTCAGCATGGCGACGAAACCGTAGCGCCAGCCGGCTTTGTCGGGCTGCAAATTGCGATAACCGGCAACACCTGTCAGACCTTTAAATTGAAGTTTTACTTTGGTTCCGGATGCCGGCACGTTGAGACGGATGGCGTTGTAGCCATAGTTTTGCGGGCAATTAGCTGCGCTGATGCGGTGCCAGCCGTCGGTTACTGTAGTGGACGGAGAGATATGCTGGTTTGCGTACGGCGCAGCCACGTCGCGAATGCGATCGATATCCCAGGTGACGAACCGGCGGCAGGCGTCGAACAATTCGTCGTTCAAGGTAGATTGATCTATTTTGTTCAGGCGTTTGTATGTTGTTACCGGATCTTCGCCAGGCGTAGCATTGCGCCACATGCGACCAATGAAGTCTTTGCCGTGTTTGCCCGACCAATACTCGAGCACATAGGGCGAACAATACTGGTTCTTTTCATGCAGAAAGGCATAGTGCGTTTGTTTCATGAACGACTGCAGGTGATAATTTTCGAACGTCATCCATAAGGGATATACCTGCCAGAGCATGTACTGGGAAGTCATTTCAAAGATCGCCTGTCCACGGCTGCCTTTCGGGGAAGAGGAATATCCCCAGTGGCCGTCCAGCTTCACATAATACTGAAACACATGGCCTAACTCGTGCGCCATGGCACCAAAGGGCTGTTTGTTGATGCGACCCGGCGTTACCCATAACACGCCTACCTTATCACCCGCACCCCCACCGTAGGCGGTAGCATCCTTTGAATTAGTCACGTAGACCAGGGTTTTATAAGCGTCAGACACCGACCGGCCTTTCTCCACGAATTGTAACGTATCTACATAATACTGGTAAAACCGTTCGCATTCTTTTAAAATGCCCGGCATGTCAAAATACTTTTCCGGCGTATCTCCAAAATCCTTCGCCCAGAAAGCTGCGAAGGCAGGCGATTCCAGCTTGCGATGATAGCTGTATAAGCTCGTATCGCTATCATAATTATTGTGATCCGGCACCTGCCAAACCTGTTCGGGTACAAGCAGTTTACGGGCAGATGGAATGCTGCTTTGGGCCATAGCCGATGCGGCCAGCAAACAAACTGGCACGGCCAGGCAATACAAACGGGAGATGAATGTTTTCATGCGATGTACAAGGTAGCACGCCGCCTTTGGGCTCACTTTATTGGATTTAACCAAACCCGTACGTTTTTTAACCAGTTTACAGTACGATATCGTTCATCGGTTGGATAGCGGGCGGCAGCTCGGTTTCGCCCAGCATTTCGCGCATGTCGATCTCGATATTACGACTGATTTGTGTGATGGGCACATCGTTCGCGCTGCCTTCAAACGGGTTTTCGGTACACTCCCCTACCTGCTCCAGTACCAGGAATACCCAGCCAGACAACACCGCAAACGGTACCGTAAGCCAAATTGCTTCGCTGCCATACTTATCAACCAGTTTAGAGAACTCCCCTATAAAACCGAGCGGTAACAGGAAACAAAGCGTATTGGTAAAAAACAGGTTGATGCTGGAATACTGCCTGGGATACGGAAAGTTCTTGATCCGTTCGGCCTTTCCCTGGTGATCGAACAAGTCTTTCAATTGCGCCTCCAGGCTTACGTAGGCAAACTCGGTGATCAACCCTTTTTCGTTCAAGGCCTTTAACGCAGCTGATTGCGCTGCCAGCAACTGCGTCGCACGGTTTTTAGTCGCGAGCACACGGTGCAGCTCCTCCTCTGATATAAAAGGTTGCAGCGCTTCTTCCAGTTTGCCAT
This genomic interval from Chitinophaga horti contains the following:
- a CDS encoding response regulator; this translates as MTQKRFIYLIIAAFITGTTLMLYIHYNSSRNINNLVDGNAKLLRELRLGNCLGEVERDIIWVESRIRAAIATDDTSHIEGVNLKIAEVESLLDTIEDANVDPAAVKHIERLGFLAREKLTAKNKLMHEFFRSGHMDDTSLIANPRAREISNEISQVTRAIFDSRQSYLTVLSTSIEADGKKALQWNIILIVIVVLAAGAVFWFIIDRYSQQSALIVRLDASEKKVRETAQIKENFLANMSHEIRTPLNAMLGFTNLLKVRQLDGQSQQFVGAIQSAGENLMTIVNDILDLSKIEAGMMRIETSTFSVRGLLHSVETLFSEKVREKELRFAVDIDKGIPDTLIGDPVRLTQILVNLIENAIKFTDKGAVNIRVENKETDGSKITLGFLVQDTGIGIDPKKLAAIFERFLQAEDSITRRYGGTGLGLSIVKKLVELQRGEVSVESTPGKGTSFRVSIPYRISTEQFTLKLVQDVTPYKREGSAPVHLLVVDDNRMNQELMRHLLAQWQLNFDIAGDGMTALNMLQEKHYDLVLMDIQMPGMDGYTAAQSIRQQLHLNVPIIAMTAHAMAGEREKCLSYGMNDYISKPVNERILHDLIIQFTGGREQPASATQQYQYINLGYLQSVSKGNRNYEKKATCQFIEMIPEELQLMQQAIGQHDVPALHRTAHSMKTSVSIMGLTERLQRLLDLLEYTTGKDEASTAFMELRNICEGALEEARHFHARL
- a CDS encoding LytR/AlgR family response regulator transcription factor gives rise to the protein MTSLIIDDNKIARSILQELASQVDGITVAGECSTAMEAYNFLKRQPVDLLLLDIEMPGMSGLELTQNLGSARPAIIFTTSKKEYAAEAFELNVVDYIVKPVTPARFLLAMEKAREIIESKKVAIESTEEEFIFIRDSHVVRRLKLDDILYAEAMGDYVKLHTAKKFYAIYTSLKAVEERLPAALFQRVHRSYLVAVNKIDTLQGGVLMVAEHSLPVADAYRKALTQRLRIL
- a CDS encoding phosphoenolpyruvate carboxylase, with protein sequence MLIQSGNQKEIYKREVITRFELYNSLFLTLPFYQVKDTGILLPFFTSHCEKGVAQLQSPEQIIRSFFKERVPSIDEQEQINRLFRFIQYIERQVVLFDAIEDSSFGKLSRTDGSGTLQGLLQQISEDESLTEGIRKRLESFSLRLVLTAHPTQFYPGTVLTIMTDLIEAIRANDINSINLLLQQLGKTPFFNKTSPTPVDEAISLIWFLEHVFYHAQYEIQSKLNEIFGFSATGAGLLEMGFWPGGDRDGNPNVVTSSTRTVAASLRQTIFRCYYRDFRDLKRRITFRGVEAPMAALEKIFYQNAFNPQPAAGNLQDEMVRLLSQIKHTLVNDHHSLFINLVDELILKVNLFGCYFASLDIRQDSRVLRSVFRYGLTEAKLGNGLQADAYQALAENEKLKAIPFDEADYPCLETAADDPNAAINDTLCTIRLMREIQQQNGEKACHRFIISNCQQASDILQLMNLFLWSGWTKEGLTVDFLPLFETINDLKEAAGVMEKLYTHPVYKAHLERRGNQQMIMLGFSDSTKDGGYLMANWSIYQAKAELTAITRKYDIDLVFFDGRGGPPSRGGGKTHRFYAAMGKEIANDQIQLTIQGQTVSSLYGSVETAKFNIEQLVNAGLSAVLHPSLQDQLGVKEKALITGMAEVSFDKFVKLREHPLFTKYLEEMSPLKLLSNINISSRPTKRNAGAPLKLEDLRAISFVTAWSQLKQSVPAFYGMGSALQNISDNGSWEDAKRLYKSSGFFKTMIDNCIMSMSKSDFRITAHLQKDEQFGAFWTLLKKEYDLTIEMFRELTGNQELMCEYPVEKTSIAMRERIMLPLVVIQHYALKRAKETEDEALKSSYHKLVIRTVYGIVNAGRNLV
- a CDS encoding pectinesterase family protein — encoded protein: MKLFLICLLISVTTYAQQTSTDTAWKEKYRVAGQTVPPYPSELTVAQDGSGDYRTIQEAVHAVRDLSQAQVTIHIKAGTYREKLVIPSWKTNVRLVGESSANTIISNADFSGKAHPEGKDYLGRAKYSTYTSYTVLVQGNDFSAENLTIENTAGRVGQAVALHVEGDRAVIRNCRLLGNQDTVYTATEGSRQFYTDCYIEGTTDFIFGEATCVFRRCTIKSLSNSYVTAAATRAGSRYGYVFMDCSLIAAHDVTKCYLGRPWRPDAQTVFLRCDLGAHILPVGWHNWGKAENERTVLYAEYGNTGAGAATDKRAAWARVLAKKQAAAYTLKAIFSGWGPE
- a CDS encoding DUF6055 domain-containing protein, which gives rise to MKTFISRLYCLAVPVCLLAASAMAQSSIPSARKLLVPEQVWQVPDHNNYDSDTSLYSYHRKLESPAFAAFWAKDFGDTPEKYFDMPGILKECERFYQYYVDTLQFVEKGRSVSDAYKTLVYVTNSKDATAYGGGAGDKVGVLWVTPGRINKQPFGAMAHELGHVFQYYVKLDGHWGYSSSPKGSRGQAIFEMTSQYMLWQVYPLWMTFENYHLQSFMKQTHYAFLHEKNQYCSPYVLEYWSGKHGKDFIGRMWRNATPGEDPVTTYKRLNKIDQSTLNDELFDACRRFVTWDIDRIRDVAAPYANQHISPSTTVTDGWHRISAANCPQNYGYNAIRLNVPASGTKVKLQFKGLTGVAGYRNLQPDKAGWRYGFVAMLTDGKRVYGNVNRSTIGSAQFTVPANTEHLWLVVSGAPTGHWEHITDGKDETDEQWPYEFKLDGATVATK
- a CDS encoding bestrophin family protein, which translates into the protein MNISSHYKLKHFIPWTRRLIYKMLLLSIIPTALYYFAGCFWLGIPWVPVALLGTATAFISGFRNTQTYNRTWEARQIYGAIVNSSRSLGIMLRDFIRTPDSAVHRDLFYRHFAWLTTMRYQLRESKPWENVKTKPYNREYLHFYNVAEWDGKLEEALQPFISEEELHRVLATKNRATQLLAAQSAALKALNEKGLITEFAYVSLEAQLKDLFDHQGKAERIKNFPYPRQYSSINLFFTNTLCFLLPLGFIGEFSKLVDKYGSEAIWLTVPFAVLSGWVFLVLEQVGECTENPFEGSANDVPITQISRNIEIDMREMLGETELPPAIQPMNDIVL